A single Camelus ferus isolate YT-003-E chromosome 3, BCGSAC_Cfer_1.0, whole genome shotgun sequence DNA region contains:
- the HARS2 gene encoding probable histidine--tRNA ligase, mitochondrial isoform X3 — protein MVVREKILDMVVSCFKRHGAKGLDTPAFELKEMLTEKYGEDSMLIYDLKDQGGELLSLRYDLTVPFARYLAMNKVKKMKRYHVGKVWRRESPTIVQGRYREFCQCDFDIAGQFDPMIPDAECLKIMCEILSGLQLGDFLIKVNDRRILDGIFAVCGIPESKFHAICSSIDKLDKMSWKDVRHEMVAKKGLAPEVADRIGDYVQCHGGVSLVEQMFQDSELSQNQHALEGLRDLKLLFEYLTLFGVAEKISFDLSLARGLDYYTGVIYEAVLLQTSARAGEEPLNVGSVAAGGRYDGLVGMFDPKGHKVPCVGLSIGVERIFSIVEQRMKNVGEKIRTTETEVFVATPQKNFLQERLKLIAELWDAGIKAELMYKNNPKLLTQLRYCENMGIPLMVIIGEQELKEGVIKLRSVASREEVAIKRENLVAEIQKRLSES, from the exons ATGGTTGTGAGGGAGAAAATTCTTGATATGGTTGTTAGCTGCTTTAAACGTCATGGAGCAAAGGGGTTGGATACCCCAGCATTTGAGCTAAag GAAATGCTTACTGAGAAGTATGGAGAGGACTCCATGCTCATCTATGATCTGAAGGATCAGGGTGGAGAGCTGTTGTCCTTGCGCTATGACCTTACT GTCCCTTTTGCTCGTTACCTGGCCATGAATAAAGTGAAGAAGATGAAACGCTACCATGTTGGAAAGGTATGGCGGCGGGAGAGCCCAACCATAGTCCAAGGCCGCTACAGGGAGTTCTGCCAGTGT GATTTTGACATTGCTGGTCAATTTGATCCTATGATCCCTGATGCAGAGTGTTTGAAGATCATGTGTGAAATCCTTAGTGGATTGCAGCTGGGGGATTTTCTCATTAAG GTCAATGACCGGCGGATTTTGGATGGGATATTTGCTGTCTGTGGTATTCCTGAAAGCAAATTCCATGCCATCTGCTCCTCGATAGACAAACTAGACAAG ATGTCTTGGAAAGATGTGAGACATGAGATGGTGGCAAAGAAAGGCCTGGCTCCTGAAGTGGCTGATCGAATTGGGGACTATGTTCAATGTCATG GTGGGGTGTCTTTGGTGGAGCAAATGTTCCAGGATTCAGAACTGTCCCAGAACCAGCATGCCCTAGAGGGCTTGAGAGACCTGAAGCTGCTGTTTGAATACCTGACTTTATTTGGAGTTGCTGAGAAG ATCTCCTTTGACCTGAGCCTGGCTCGGGGCCTGGACTACTATACAGGAGTGATCTATGAAGCAGTGCTGCTACAGACCTCAGCTCGGGCTGGGGAGGAGCCCCTGAATGTGGGCAGTGTGGCTGCTGGTGGGCGCTATGATGGGCTGGTGGGCATGTTTGACCCCAAAGGCCACAAGGTGCCGTGTGTGGGGCTCAGCATTGGGGTAGAGCGAATCTTCTCAATTGTGGAGCAGAGGATGAAG AATGTTGGTGAGAAGATACGGACCACAGAGACTGAAGTGTTTGTAGCCACTCCACAGAAGAACTTTCTCCAAGAACGTTTGAAGCTAATTGCAGAGCTTTGGGATGCTGGGATCAAG GCAGAGCTGATGTATAAGAACAACCCTAAACTACTAACCCAGCTGCGCTACTGTGAAAACATGGGCATTCCCCTGATGGTCATTATTGGTGAGCAAGAACTGAAGGAAGGGGTCATCAAACTCCGTTCAGTGGCCAGCAGGGAGGAG GTGGCCATTAAACGGGAAAATCTTGTGGCTGAAATTCAGAAGCGACTGTCCGAGTCTTGA
- the HARS2 gene encoding probable histidine--tRNA ligase, mitochondrial isoform X2 — MVLGLRLHSALYPSWGLACLLPRSFASCPGKSDSCLTMPQLGLLHRRAWASLLGQLRRPPGAVCIRVVHSHSQVAEATLTSQLKPHQEKSNFIIKTPKGTRDLSPQQMVVREKILDMVVSCFKRHGAKGLDTPAFELKEMLTEKYGEDSMLIYDLKDQGGELLSLRYDLTVPFARYLAMNKVKKMKRYHVGKDFDIAGQFDPMIPDAECLKIMCEILSGLQLGDFLIKVNDRRILDGIFAVCGIPESKFHAICSSIDKLDKMSWKDVRHEMVAKKGLAPEVADRIGDYVQCHGGVSLVEQMFQDSELSQNQHALEGLRDLKLLFEYLTLFGVAEKISFDLSLARGLDYYTGVIYEAVLLQTSARAGEEPLNVGSVAAGGRYDGLVGMFDPKGHKVPCVGLSIGVERIFSIVEQRMKNVGEKIRTTETEVFVATPQKNFLQERLKLIAELWDAGIKAELMYKNNPKLLTQLRYCENMGIPLMVIIGEQELKEGVIKLRSVASREEVAIKRENLVAEIQKRLSES, encoded by the exons ATGGTGCTCGGGCTTCGCCTTCACAGCGCGCTGTACCCTTCTTGGGGTCTTGCCTGCCTCCTCCCTAGGTCCTTTGCCTCCTGTCCCGGAAAGTCGGACTCCTGCCTCACGATGCCCCAGCTCGGACTCCTGCATAGGAGGGCCTGGGCTTCGCTGCTTGGCCAGCTCCGGCGGCCTCCCGGTGCTGTGTGCATCCGGGTGGTCCATTCTCATAGCCAG GTTGCAGAGGCAACGTTAACATCCCAACTGAAACCACATCAAGAGAAATCGAATTTTATTATCAAGACCCCAAAG GGCACCAGAGATCTTAGTCCCCAGCAGATGGTTGTGAGGGAGAAAATTCTTGATATGGTTGTTAGCTGCTTTAAACGTCATGGAGCAAAGGGGTTGGATACCCCAGCATTTGAGCTAAag GAAATGCTTACTGAGAAGTATGGAGAGGACTCCATGCTCATCTATGATCTGAAGGATCAGGGTGGAGAGCTGTTGTCCTTGCGCTATGACCTTACT GTCCCTTTTGCTCGTTACCTGGCCATGAATAAAGTGAAGAAGATGAAACGCTACCATGTTGGAAAG GATTTTGACATTGCTGGTCAATTTGATCCTATGATCCCTGATGCAGAGTGTTTGAAGATCATGTGTGAAATCCTTAGTGGATTGCAGCTGGGGGATTTTCTCATTAAG GTCAATGACCGGCGGATTTTGGATGGGATATTTGCTGTCTGTGGTATTCCTGAAAGCAAATTCCATGCCATCTGCTCCTCGATAGACAAACTAGACAAG ATGTCTTGGAAAGATGTGAGACATGAGATGGTGGCAAAGAAAGGCCTGGCTCCTGAAGTGGCTGATCGAATTGGGGACTATGTTCAATGTCATG GTGGGGTGTCTTTGGTGGAGCAAATGTTCCAGGATTCAGAACTGTCCCAGAACCAGCATGCCCTAGAGGGCTTGAGAGACCTGAAGCTGCTGTTTGAATACCTGACTTTATTTGGAGTTGCTGAGAAG ATCTCCTTTGACCTGAGCCTGGCTCGGGGCCTGGACTACTATACAGGAGTGATCTATGAAGCAGTGCTGCTACAGACCTCAGCTCGGGCTGGGGAGGAGCCCCTGAATGTGGGCAGTGTGGCTGCTGGTGGGCGCTATGATGGGCTGGTGGGCATGTTTGACCCCAAAGGCCACAAGGTGCCGTGTGTGGGGCTCAGCATTGGGGTAGAGCGAATCTTCTCAATTGTGGAGCAGAGGATGAAG AATGTTGGTGAGAAGATACGGACCACAGAGACTGAAGTGTTTGTAGCCACTCCACAGAAGAACTTTCTCCAAGAACGTTTGAAGCTAATTGCAGAGCTTTGGGATGCTGGGATCAAG GCAGAGCTGATGTATAAGAACAACCCTAAACTACTAACCCAGCTGCGCTACTGTGAAAACATGGGCATTCCCCTGATGGTCATTATTGGTGAGCAAGAACTGAAGGAAGGGGTCATCAAACTCCGTTCAGTGGCCAGCAGGGAGGAG GTGGCCATTAAACGGGAAAATCTTGTGGCTGAAATTCAGAAGCGACTGTCCGAGTCTTGA
- the HARS2 gene encoding probable histidine--tRNA ligase, mitochondrial isoform X1 codes for MVLGLRLHSALYPSWGLACLLPRSFASCPGKSDSCLTMPQLGLLHRRAWASLLGQLRRPPGAVCIRVVHSHSQVAEATLTSQLKPHQEKSNFIIKTPKGTRDLSPQQMVVREKILDMVVSCFKRHGAKGLDTPAFELKEMLTEKYGEDSMLIYDLKDQGGELLSLRYDLTVPFARYLAMNKVKKMKRYHVGKVWRRESPTIVQGRYREFCQCDFDIAGQFDPMIPDAECLKIMCEILSGLQLGDFLIKVNDRRILDGIFAVCGIPESKFHAICSSIDKLDKMSWKDVRHEMVAKKGLAPEVADRIGDYVQCHGGVSLVEQMFQDSELSQNQHALEGLRDLKLLFEYLTLFGVAEKISFDLSLARGLDYYTGVIYEAVLLQTSARAGEEPLNVGSVAAGGRYDGLVGMFDPKGHKVPCVGLSIGVERIFSIVEQRMKNVGEKIRTTETEVFVATPQKNFLQERLKLIAELWDAGIKAELMYKNNPKLLTQLRYCENMGIPLMVIIGEQELKEGVIKLRSVASREEVAIKRENLVAEIQKRLSES; via the exons ATGGTGCTCGGGCTTCGCCTTCACAGCGCGCTGTACCCTTCTTGGGGTCTTGCCTGCCTCCTCCCTAGGTCCTTTGCCTCCTGTCCCGGAAAGTCGGACTCCTGCCTCACGATGCCCCAGCTCGGACTCCTGCATAGGAGGGCCTGGGCTTCGCTGCTTGGCCAGCTCCGGCGGCCTCCCGGTGCTGTGTGCATCCGGGTGGTCCATTCTCATAGCCAG GTTGCAGAGGCAACGTTAACATCCCAACTGAAACCACATCAAGAGAAATCGAATTTTATTATCAAGACCCCAAAG GGCACCAGAGATCTTAGTCCCCAGCAGATGGTTGTGAGGGAGAAAATTCTTGATATGGTTGTTAGCTGCTTTAAACGTCATGGAGCAAAGGGGTTGGATACCCCAGCATTTGAGCTAAag GAAATGCTTACTGAGAAGTATGGAGAGGACTCCATGCTCATCTATGATCTGAAGGATCAGGGTGGAGAGCTGTTGTCCTTGCGCTATGACCTTACT GTCCCTTTTGCTCGTTACCTGGCCATGAATAAAGTGAAGAAGATGAAACGCTACCATGTTGGAAAGGTATGGCGGCGGGAGAGCCCAACCATAGTCCAAGGCCGCTACAGGGAGTTCTGCCAGTGT GATTTTGACATTGCTGGTCAATTTGATCCTATGATCCCTGATGCAGAGTGTTTGAAGATCATGTGTGAAATCCTTAGTGGATTGCAGCTGGGGGATTTTCTCATTAAG GTCAATGACCGGCGGATTTTGGATGGGATATTTGCTGTCTGTGGTATTCCTGAAAGCAAATTCCATGCCATCTGCTCCTCGATAGACAAACTAGACAAG ATGTCTTGGAAAGATGTGAGACATGAGATGGTGGCAAAGAAAGGCCTGGCTCCTGAAGTGGCTGATCGAATTGGGGACTATGTTCAATGTCATG GTGGGGTGTCTTTGGTGGAGCAAATGTTCCAGGATTCAGAACTGTCCCAGAACCAGCATGCCCTAGAGGGCTTGAGAGACCTGAAGCTGCTGTTTGAATACCTGACTTTATTTGGAGTTGCTGAGAAG ATCTCCTTTGACCTGAGCCTGGCTCGGGGCCTGGACTACTATACAGGAGTGATCTATGAAGCAGTGCTGCTACAGACCTCAGCTCGGGCTGGGGAGGAGCCCCTGAATGTGGGCAGTGTGGCTGCTGGTGGGCGCTATGATGGGCTGGTGGGCATGTTTGACCCCAAAGGCCACAAGGTGCCGTGTGTGGGGCTCAGCATTGGGGTAGAGCGAATCTTCTCAATTGTGGAGCAGAGGATGAAG AATGTTGGTGAGAAGATACGGACCACAGAGACTGAAGTGTTTGTAGCCACTCCACAGAAGAACTTTCTCCAAGAACGTTTGAAGCTAATTGCAGAGCTTTGGGATGCTGGGATCAAG GCAGAGCTGATGTATAAGAACAACCCTAAACTACTAACCCAGCTGCGCTACTGTGAAAACATGGGCATTCCCCTGATGGTCATTATTGGTGAGCAAGAACTGAAGGAAGGGGTCATCAAACTCCGTTCAGTGGCCAGCAGGGAGGAG GTGGCCATTAAACGGGAAAATCTTGTGGCTGAAATTCAGAAGCGACTGTCCGAGTCTTGA
- the ZMAT2 gene encoding zinc finger matrin-type protein 2 yields MASGSGTKNLDFRRKWDKDEYEKLAEKRLTEEREKKDGKPVQPVKRELLRHRDYKVDLESKLGKTIVITKTTPQSEMGGYYCNVCDCVVKDSINFLDHINGKKHQRNLGMSMRVERSTLDQVKKRFEVNKKKMEEKQKDYDFEERMKELREEEEKAKAYKKEKQKEKKRRAEEDLTFEEDDEMAAVMGFSGFGSTKKSY; encoded by the exons ATGGCGTCCGGCAGCGGG ACAAAAAACTTGGACTTTCGCCGAAAGTGGGACAAAGATGAGTATGAGAAGCTCGCCGAGAAGAGGCTCacggaagagagagaaaagaaggatg GAAAACCAGTGCAGCCAGTCAAGCGGGAGCTTCTCCGGCATAGGGACTACAAGGTGGACCTGGAATCCAAACTCGGGAAGACAATTGTCATTACCAAGACCACCCCACAATCTGAGATGGGAGG ATATTACTGCAATGTCTGTGACTGTGTGGTGAAAGACTCTATCAACTTCCTGGATCACATTAATGGAAAGAAAC ATCAGCGAAACCTAGGCATGTCTATGCGTGTGGAACGTTCCACCTTGGATCAGGTAAAGAAACGCTTTGAAGTCAACAAGAAGAAGAtggaagagaagcagaaagattATGATTTTGAGGAAAGGATGAAGGAGCTCAGAGAAGAG GAGGAAAAGGCCAAAGCctacaagaaagagaaacagaaggagaagaaaaggagggctGAGGAGGACTTGACATTTGAGGAGGATGATGAAATGGCAGCTGTGATGGGCTTCTCTGGTTTTGGTTCCACCAAGAAGAGTTACTGA